A stretch of the Azorhizobium caulinodans ORS 571 genome encodes the following:
- the parC gene encoding DNA topoisomerase IV subunit A has protein sequence MATKTLPPGGGSVEPVDLKAALEERYLAYALSTIMHRALPDARDGLKPVHRRILHAMRQLKLDPGSGFKKCARVVGDVIGKFHPHGDQAVYDALVRLAQDFAQRYPLVDGQGNFGNVDGDNAAAMRYTEARLTETARLLLDGIDDDAVDFRPTYDGSEEEPVVLPAAFPNLLANGSQGIAVGMATSIPPHNAAELLDASLHLLEHPNAPASDLLQFVPGPDFPTGGILVEDPVGTAEAYATGRGAFRVRARWHKEETGRGTYVVVVTEIPYGVPKSRLVEKIAELLTDKKLPLLADVRDESAEDIRLVLEPRARTVDAEVLMESLFKLTELESRVSLNMNVLVRGQVPKVLSLADALREWLDHRREVLLRRSRNRLSQIAHRLEVLGGYLIAYLNLDEVIRIIREEDEPKVELMRTFELTDLQAESILNMRLRSLRRLEEMELRKEHAALTKEQEQLNKLVASEAAQWKAIGKEIRETRKTYGPDTEIGRRRTDFAVPPDVHESAFTEALVEREPITIVMSAKGWIRALKGHVADVTGVPFKGDDTLAHAFYAETTSKIMVLSSNGRFFTLDAAKLPGGRGHGEPVRLMIELEQEAEIVSVFAHRPGGKLIVASREGRGFVVAEDDCLANTRKGKQVLGVDAPDAAVLAVPADGDTVAVIGDNRKLLLFPIAQVPEMTRGRGVRLQRYKEGGLSDLKVFNRADGLTWEDSSGRTWTVTELLDWQGERASSGRLPPKGFPRNNKFA, from the coding sequence ATGGCCACAAAAACCTTGCCCCCCGGCGGCGGCTCCGTCGAGCCGGTCGATCTGAAAGCAGCGCTCGAGGAGCGCTATCTGGCCTATGCCCTCTCGACCATCATGCACCGGGCGCTGCCCGATGCGCGGGACGGGCTGAAGCCGGTGCACCGCCGCATCCTCCACGCCATGCGGCAGCTCAAGCTCGATCCGGGGTCCGGCTTCAAGAAATGCGCCCGCGTGGTGGGCGACGTCATCGGTAAGTTCCATCCGCACGGCGATCAGGCGGTCTATGACGCCTTGGTGCGTCTCGCGCAGGATTTCGCGCAGCGCTACCCGCTGGTGGACGGGCAGGGCAATTTCGGCAATGTGGACGGCGATAACGCCGCCGCCATGCGATACACGGAAGCCCGCCTCACCGAGACGGCGCGCCTGCTGCTGGACGGCATCGACGATGATGCGGTGGACTTCCGGCCGACCTATGACGGCTCCGAGGAGGAGCCGGTGGTGCTGCCCGCCGCCTTCCCGAACCTGCTGGCCAACGGCTCGCAGGGCATCGCGGTGGGCATGGCGACGTCCATCCCGCCGCACAACGCCGCCGAACTGCTGGACGCCTCGCTCCATTTGCTGGAGCACCCGAACGCGCCGGCTTCTGATCTGCTCCAGTTCGTGCCCGGCCCCGATTTCCCCACCGGCGGCATTCTGGTGGAAGACCCGGTCGGCACGGCGGAAGCCTATGCCACGGGACGCGGCGCCTTCCGCGTGCGCGCCCGCTGGCACAAGGAAGAGACCGGGCGCGGCACCTATGTGGTTGTGGTGACGGAGATCCCCTATGGCGTGCCGAAGTCGCGCCTCGTGGAGAAGATCGCCGAGCTCCTCACCGACAAGAAGCTGCCGCTGCTGGCGGACGTGCGCGACGAGAGCGCAGAGGACATCCGCCTCGTTCTGGAGCCCCGCGCCCGCACGGTGGATGCCGAAGTGCTCATGGAGAGCCTGTTCAAGCTCACCGAGCTTGAGTCCCGCGTCTCCCTGAACATGAACGTGCTGGTGCGCGGTCAGGTGCCCAAGGTGCTCTCGCTGGCCGATGCGCTGCGCGAGTGGCTGGACCACCGCCGCGAGGTGCTGCTGCGCCGTTCGCGCAACCGGCTCAGCCAGATCGCTCACCGGCTGGAAGTGCTGGGTGGCTATCTGATCGCCTATCTCAACCTTGACGAGGTGATCCGCATCATCCGCGAGGAGGACGAGCCGAAGGTCGAGCTGATGCGGACCTTCGAGTTGACCGACCTTCAGGCCGAATCCATCCTCAACATGCGCTTGCGGTCCTTGCGGCGCCTCGAGGAGATGGAGCTGCGCAAGGAGCATGCGGCCCTCACCAAGGAGCAGGAACAGCTGAACAAGCTGGTCGCTTCCGAGGCCGCCCAGTGGAAGGCCATCGGCAAGGAGATCCGCGAGACCCGCAAGACCTATGGGCCGGACACCGAGATCGGCCGTCGCCGCACCGATTTCGCCGTTCCGCCGGACGTGCACGAGAGCGCCTTCACCGAGGCGCTGGTGGAGCGCGAGCCCATCACCATCGTCATGTCCGCCAAGGGCTGGATCCGCGCGCTGAAAGGCCATGTGGCCGACGTGACGGGCGTGCCTTTCAAGGGCGATGACACGCTCGCCCACGCCTTCTATGCGGAGACCACCTCCAAGATCATGGTGCTCTCCTCCAACGGGCGATTCTTCACGCTGGATGCGGCCAAGCTCCCCGGCGGGCGCGGCCATGGCGAGCCCGTGCGCCTGATGATCGAGCTGGAGCAGGAAGCGGAGATTGTATCCGTCTTCGCGCACCGGCCGGGCGGCAAGCTCATTGTCGCCTCCAGGGAGGGACGGGGCTTCGTGGTGGCGGAGGACGATTGCCTCGCCAACACCCGCAAGGGCAAGCAGGTGCTGGGCGTGGACGCGCCCGATGCAGCCGTTCTGGCAGTGCCGGCAGATGGCGATACGGTTGCCGTGATCGGCGACAACCGCAAGCTGCTCCTCTTCCCCATCGCGCAGGTGCCGGAAATGACCCGCGGCCGCGGCGTCCGCCTCCAGCGCTACAAGGAAGGCGGCCTCTCGGACCTCAAGGTGTTCAACCGCGCCGACGGCCTCACCTGGGAGGATTCCTCCGGCCGCACCTGGACGGTGACGGAACTGCTGGACTGGCAGGGCGAGCGGGCCTCCTCCGGCCGCCTGCCGCCCAAGGGGTTCCCGCGCAACAACAAGTTCGCCTGA
- a CDS encoding aldolase has product MAHAFNRETAPQAGAAASNRPALDGEEVWNARVELAACFRFAARLGMHEGICNHFSAVVPGHDDLFLVNPYGYAFSEITASHLLVCDFHGNVLSGSGVPEATAFFIHARMHLNVPRARVAFHTHMPYATALSMVEGEPLVFAGQTALKFYGRTVVDHDYNGLALDSTEGDRIAASVGDADIVFMKHHGVMVLGRTIAEAWDDLYYLERACEVQCLAMATGRPVLPVKTEIAEAAARQMREGDAESARLHLESMKRILDREEPAYRT; this is encoded by the coding sequence ATGGCCCATGCCTTCAACCGCGAAACCGCTCCGCAAGCCGGAGCGGCGGCGTCCAACCGCCCGGCGCTCGATGGGGAGGAGGTGTGGAACGCCCGCGTGGAGCTCGCCGCCTGTTTCCGCTTCGCCGCCCGTCTCGGCATGCACGAGGGCATCTGCAACCACTTCTCCGCCGTCGTGCCGGGCCATGATGACCTCTTCCTGGTCAATCCCTACGGCTACGCGTTCAGCGAGATCACCGCGTCCCATCTGCTGGTGTGCGATTTCCACGGCAACGTGCTTTCGGGCAGCGGCGTGCCGGAAGCGACTGCCTTCTTCATCCATGCCCGCATGCACCTCAACGTGCCGCGCGCCCGCGTCGCCTTCCACACCCACATGCCCTATGCCACCGCGCTCTCGATGGTGGAGGGCGAGCCGCTTGTCTTCGCCGGCCAGACGGCGTTGAAGTTCTACGGCCGCACGGTGGTGGACCACGATTATAACGGCCTCGCCCTCGACAGCACGGAAGGCGACCGCATCGCTGCCTCCGTCGGGGATGCGGACATCGTCTTCATGAAGCACCATGGCGTCATGGTGCTCGGCCGCACCATCGCGGAGGCGTGGGACGATCTCTATTATCTGGAACGGGCTTGCGAGGTGCAGTGCCTCGCCATGGCCACCGGCCGCCCCGTTCTGCCGGTGAAGACCGAAATTGCCGAAGCTGCCGCCCGGCAGATGCGCGAGGGAGATGCGGAATCCGCCCGCCTGCACCTCGAAAGCATGAAGCGCATCCTCGACCGCGAAGAGCCCGCCTACCGCACCTGA
- the rnc gene encoding ribonuclease III, with protein MSETQDFAALEARLGHSFADRSHLVLALTHISSVKGQAVRVRSYQRLEFLGDHVLGSVVSHMLYAAFPKAEEGELSRRLAELVREEACAEVAQDMGLGPYLRLGPGEAQSGARQRRAILADVAEAVVAAVYLDGGYEAASALVERFWRGRLEAPRRPLRDPKTVLQEWAQARGLPPPVYRDVERSGPDHAPRFRVAVDLPGLECAEAEGGSKQTAQKAAASAFLAREGVVTESGE; from the coding sequence ATGAGCGAGACGCAGGATTTCGCCGCGCTGGAGGCGCGGCTCGGGCACAGCTTCGCCGACCGCAGCCATCTCGTGCTCGCGCTGACTCATATCAGCTCGGTTAAGGGGCAGGCGGTGCGCGTGCGCTCCTACCAGCGGCTGGAATTCCTCGGCGACCACGTGCTTGGCAGCGTGGTTTCGCATATGCTTTACGCTGCGTTCCCCAAGGCGGAGGAGGGTGAACTGTCCCGCCGCCTCGCGGAACTGGTGCGCGAGGAGGCCTGCGCCGAGGTGGCACAGGACATGGGCCTCGGGCCCTATCTGCGGCTCGGCCCCGGCGAGGCCCAGTCCGGCGCCCGCCAGCGCCGGGCCATTCTGGCCGACGTGGCCGAGGCGGTGGTGGCGGCGGTCTATCTGGACGGCGGCTATGAGGCGGCTTCCGCCTTGGTGGAGCGCTTCTGGCGCGGTCGCCTGGAAGCGCCCCGGCGCCCGCTGCGCGACCCGAAGACGGTGTTGCAGGAATGGGCGCAAGCCCGCGGCCTGCCGCCACCGGTCTATCGGGACGTGGAGCGCTCCGGACCCGACCATGCGCCGCGCTTCCGCGTGGCGGTGGATCTGCCGGGGCTGGAATGCGCCGAGGCTGAGGGCGGATCGAAACAGACAGCGCAGAAGGCTGCGGCCTCTGCATTTCTCGCCCGCGAGGGCGTCGTGACGGAGAGTGGTGAATGA
- the lepB gene encoding signal peptidase I — translation MTATSDSKKDGGFLETVRVIVHALLIALVIRTLLFQPFNIPSGSMKDTLLIGDYLFVSKYSYGYSRFSLPLSPPLFTGRIWGKEPTRGDVVVFKLPKDGETDYIKRLVGMPGDDIQMIDGVLHINGVPVKRERLSDVMEDDGTGRQAPVKRWRETLPNGVSYETLDIVDNGFYDNTPVYHVPAGHFFMMGDNRDNSADSRVLSQVGYVPFENLVGKAQMIFFSIDEHTPAWQVWNWPWTVRWTRIFSMVR, via the coding sequence ATGACTGCGACCAGTGATTCCAAGAAGGACGGCGGATTTCTCGAGACCGTCCGCGTCATCGTCCATGCGCTCCTGATCGCATTGGTGATCCGCACCCTGCTGTTCCAGCCCTTCAACATCCCTTCGGGGTCCATGAAGGATACGCTGCTGATTGGCGACTATCTGTTCGTCTCCAAGTACAGCTACGGCTATTCGCGCTTCTCCCTGCCGCTCTCCCCGCCGCTCTTCACCGGCCGCATCTGGGGCAAGGAGCCGACCCGCGGCGACGTGGTGGTGTTCAAGCTGCCGAAGGACGGCGAGACGGACTATATCAAGCGCCTAGTCGGCATGCCGGGCGACGACATCCAGATGATCGACGGCGTGCTGCACATCAATGGCGTGCCGGTGAAGCGCGAGCGCCTGTCCGACGTGATGGAGGATGACGGCACCGGCCGTCAGGCGCCGGTGAAGCGCTGGCGCGAAACGCTGCCGAACGGCGTCTCCTACGAGACGCTCGATATCGTGGACAACGGCTTCTACGACAACACGCCCGTCTATCACGTGCCGGCCGGCCATTTCTTCATGATGGGCGATAACCGGGACAATTCCGCCGACAGCCGCGTGCTGAGCCAGGTGGGCTATGTGCCGTTCGAGAATCTGGTGGGGAAGGCGCAGATGATCTTCTTCTCCATCGATGAGCACACCCCGGCCTGGCAGGTGTGGAACTGGCCCTGGACCGTGCGTTGGACCCGCATCTTCAGCATGGTGCGATGA
- a CDS encoding pyridoxine 5'-phosphate synthase, which yields MTAPIRLGLNVDHVATVRNARGGLNPDPVRAALLAAEAGVDGITAHLREDRRHIRDADIARIRSEVALPLNFEMAATDEMIAIALSVKPHACCLVPERREERTTEGGLDVAGQAADLKPRIAALNAAGIRVSLFIAADPVQIAAARALQASVIELHTGAWCEALAAGHLAEASAEFERLRTGAREAAALGLEVHAGHGLDYETAEQIAALPEIAELNIGHFMIGEAIFEGLPGVVSLMREAMARGQDRRELAA from the coding sequence ATGACCGCCCCCATCCGGCTCGGATTGAACGTGGACCACGTGGCCACCGTGCGGAACGCCCGCGGTGGCCTCAATCCTGACCCGGTGCGTGCGGCCCTGCTTGCCGCCGAGGCGGGCGTCGACGGCATCACGGCGCACCTGCGCGAGGATCGCCGCCACATCCGCGACGCGGACATCGCCCGCATCCGCTCCGAAGTCGCGCTGCCGCTGAACTTCGAGATGGCGGCCACCGACGAGATGATCGCCATCGCCCTCTCCGTCAAGCCGCACGCCTGCTGCCTCGTGCCGGAGCGCCGCGAGGAGCGCACCACCGAGGGCGGTCTCGATGTTGCCGGGCAGGCGGCGGACCTCAAGCCCAGGATCGCGGCCTTGAACGCCGCCGGCATCCGCGTCTCGCTCTTCATTGCTGCCGATCCGGTGCAGATCGCCGCCGCCCGTGCGCTTCAGGCCTCCGTCATCGAACTGCATACGGGCGCATGGTGCGAGGCGCTGGCGGCCGGGCATCTGGCCGAGGCGTCCGCCGAGTTCGAGCGCCTGCGCACCGGCGCCCGCGAGGCGGCAGCGCTGGGCCTTGAGGTCCACGCCGGCCATGGGCTCGATTATGAAACCGCCGAGCAGATCGCCGCGTTGCCTGAGATCGCGGAACTGAACATCGGTCATTTCATGATTGGCGAAGCCATTTTCGAGGGTCTGCCGGGGGTGGTCAGCCTCATGCGGGAAGCCATGGCCCGCGGCCAGGACCGGCGGGAGCTTGCCGCATGA
- the era gene encoding GTPase Era translates to MNGLERAEAEGAEPTRCGFVALLGAPNAGKSTLTNQLVGTKVSIVSHKVQTTRAIVRGIALEGPSQVILVDTPGIFSPKRRLERAMVNTAWTSASDADVVALLVDANRGIDENVESILKPLAEVKRPRALILNKIDMIRRDTLLELAQKLTERLSFERVFMVSALKGDGVDDVRTWFAEKVPFGPWLYPEDQISDAPMRMLAAEITREKLFLRLHDELPYRSTVETDSWKELRDKSVRIEQTIFVERESQRKIVLGKAGATIKAISSESRAEISEIIEAPVHLFLFVKVRENWADDPERYREMGLEFPHGD, encoded by the coding sequence ATGAACGGATTGGAGCGGGCGGAAGCGGAGGGCGCGGAGCCGACGCGGTGCGGTTTCGTGGCCTTGCTGGGCGCCCCCAATGCGGGCAAGTCCACCCTCACCAACCAGTTGGTCGGCACCAAGGTCTCCATCGTCTCGCACAAGGTGCAGACGACCCGCGCGATCGTGCGTGGCATCGCGCTGGAAGGCCCGTCTCAGGTCATTCTCGTGGACACCCCCGGCATCTTCTCGCCCAAGCGGCGGCTGGAGCGGGCCATGGTGAACACCGCCTGGACCAGCGCCTCTGACGCGGACGTGGTGGCTCTCCTCGTGGATGCCAACCGGGGCATCGACGAGAACGTGGAATCGATCCTGAAGCCCCTCGCGGAGGTGAAGCGCCCGCGCGCGCTCATCCTGAACAAGATCGACATGATCCGCCGCGACACGCTGCTGGAGCTGGCGCAGAAGCTCACCGAGCGCCTGTCTTTCGAGCGCGTGTTCATGGTCTCCGCGCTCAAGGGCGACGGCGTGGACGATGTGCGCACGTGGTTCGCCGAGAAGGTGCCGTTCGGCCCCTGGCTCTATCCCGAGGACCAGATCTCGGACGCGCCCATGCGCATGCTGGCGGCGGAGATCACCCGCGAGAAGCTGTTCCTGCGCCTGCACGACGAACTGCCCTATCGCTCCACGGTCGAGACCGATTCGTGGAAGGAGCTGCGCGACAAGTCCGTGCGCATCGAGCAGACCATCTTCGTGGAGCGGGAAAGCCAGCGGAAGATCGTGCTCGGCAAGGCGGGGGCGACCATCAAGGCCATCTCGTCCGAATCGCGGGCGGAGATTTCCGAGATCATCGAGGCCCCGGTGCATCTCTTCCTGTTCGTGAAGGTGCGCGAGAACTGGGCCGATGATCCGGAGCGCTATCGCGAGATGGGGCTCGAATTCCCGCACGGAGACTGA
- a CDS encoding chloride channel protein encodes MSAGVEATGTEAASTRGFAQRLRTLARGRETSLVVLAALIGVLAGLSVTLISRGAELLHSVLFGAARISSIPRLPLHVLLWPAIGGLIMGGVILALKRWRPHSIVDPIEANALHGGRMSLPDSIILSLQTMLANGFGASVGMEAGYTQSGSGLASVIGQWLRLRRMDLRILVGCGAAGGIAAAFQAPLTGAFYGFELIIGVYAIPAAAPVMTSALIAYLTARQLGAASTPIYVPEIGPLEPSAYLPFLLLGLIAGGVAIGIMRLVTLVERGFARSGLPLWLRPAVGGLGVGALAYVSPQVLSSGEGALRIQVGTGITSAVALILLLKVCASSLSLGSGFRGGLFFSSLFMGSLLGKLFAGLAGSVVPWLALDPVIAAVVGMSALAVGVVGGPFTMTFLTLEITGDLHIAGLVLTASIGCSLLVRETFGYSFSTWRLHLRGETIRSALDVGWLRALTVERMMRTDVSVFGAGADLAAFRAAFPLGSVKTVALQDGEGRYVGLVPVAVAHSDAHPPTERIEVLACNGDDILLADMNVKQAAAVFDRAQIDELVVVDHAEGRRIIGLLSEAFLLRRYADELDKARRGVAGDA; translated from the coding sequence ATGAGCGCGGGCGTCGAGGCGACGGGGACCGAGGCCGCCTCGACGCGCGGCTTCGCCCAGCGCCTGCGGACGCTGGCGCGTGGGCGCGAGACCTCGCTGGTGGTGCTCGCCGCCCTGATCGGCGTTCTCGCCGGCCTGTCCGTCACCCTCATCAGCCGGGGGGCGGAACTGCTGCACAGCGTGCTGTTCGGCGCCGCCCGCATCAGCTCCATTCCCCGGCTGCCCCTCCATGTGCTGCTCTGGCCGGCGATCGGCGGCCTCATCATGGGCGGCGTCATCCTAGCTCTGAAGCGCTGGCGGCCCCATTCCATCGTTGATCCCATCGAGGCCAATGCGCTGCATGGCGGACGCATGTCGCTGCCCGACAGCATCATCCTGTCCCTCCAGACCATGCTGGCGAACGGCTTCGGCGCGTCGGTGGGCATGGAGGCGGGCTATACGCAGTCGGGGTCGGGCCTTGCGTCCGTGATCGGCCAGTGGCTGCGCCTGCGTCGCATGGACCTGCGCATTCTGGTCGGCTGCGGCGCTGCTGGCGGCATTGCGGCGGCCTTCCAGGCGCCGCTGACGGGGGCTTTCTACGGCTTCGAGCTCATCATCGGCGTCTATGCCATTCCCGCCGCCGCGCCGGTGATGACCTCGGCCCTCATCGCCTATCTCACCGCCCGGCAGCTCGGGGCGGCCTCGACGCCCATCTATGTGCCCGAGATCGGCCCGCTCGAACCTTCCGCCTATCTGCCATTCCTGCTGCTTGGGCTGATCGCCGGGGGCGTCGCCATCGGCATCATGCGGCTGGTGACGCTGGTGGAGCGTGGCTTTGCGCGCAGCGGCCTGCCGCTCTGGTTGCGGCCCGCGGTCGGCGGCCTCGGCGTTGGCGCTCTCGCCTATGTCTCGCCGCAGGTACTCTCCAGCGGCGAGGGGGCATTGCGCATCCAGGTGGGGACGGGGATCACCAGCGCCGTGGCGCTGATCCTTCTGCTGAAGGTCTGCGCCTCATCGCTGTCGCTGGGCTCCGGTTTTCGCGGGGGACTGTTCTTCTCCTCGCTCTTCATGGGCTCGCTGCTCGGCAAGCTGTTCGCGGGCCTTGCCGGGAGCGTGGTGCCGTGGCTCGCGCTCGATCCGGTCATCGCCGCCGTGGTGGGCATGAGCGCGCTGGCGGTGGGCGTGGTCGGCGGCCCCTTCACCATGACGTTCCTGACGCTGGAGATCACAGGTGATCTCCACATCGCGGGTCTCGTGCTCACCGCTTCCATCGGCTGCTCGCTGCTGGTGCGCGAGACCTTCGGCTACTCCTTCTCCACCTGGCGTCTGCATCTGCGGGGGGAAACCATCCGCAGCGCGCTGGATGTGGGCTGGCTCAGGGCGCTCACTGTGGAGCGGATGATGCGCACCGACGTCTCCGTGTTCGGTGCCGGCGCGGATCTTGCCGCCTTCCGTGCCGCCTTCCCTCTGGGCTCGGTGAAGACCGTGGCGCTGCAGGACGGGGAGGGGCGCTATGTGGGCCTCGTGCCTGTGGCGGTCGCCCATTCGGACGCCCATCCCCCGACGGAGCGGATCGAGGTGCTGGCCTGCAACGGCGACGACATCCTGCTGGCGGACATGAATGTGAAGCAGGCCGCCGCCGTGTTCGACCGTGCCCAGATCGACGAACTGGTGGTCGTGGATCATGCCGAGGGCCGGCGTATCATCGGCCTGCTCAGCGAGGCCTTCCTGCTGCGTCGCTATGCGGACGAACTGGACAAGGCGCGCCGGGGGGTGGCCGGCGACGCCTGA
- the acpS gene encoding holo-ACP synthase yields MILGIGSDFCDARRIEKSIERFGARFTERVFTPLERAKAERRARPAETYAKRFAAKEACAKALGTGIARGVFWRDMGVVNLPSGQPTLELTGGAAARLKEMVPEGYEPRIALSLTDEGPLSAAYVIISAELIGTPR; encoded by the coding sequence ATGATTCTCGGCATCGGCTCCGATTTCTGCGACGCCCGACGTATCGAGAAGTCCATCGAGCGGTTCGGCGCCCGCTTCACCGAGCGCGTCTTCACGCCGCTCGAACGGGCGAAGGCCGAACGCCGGGCGCGTCCTGCCGAGACCTATGCGAAGCGCTTCGCCGCCAAGGAGGCCTGCGCCAAGGCGCTCGGCACGGGCATCGCCCGCGGCGTATTCTGGCGCGACATGGGCGTCGTCAACCTGCCCTCGGGCCAGCCGACGCTGGAACTGACCGGCGGCGCGGCGGCGCGGCTGAAGGAAATGGTGCCAGAGGGCTATGAGCCCCGGATCGCCCTGTCCCTCACCGACGAGGGGCCGCTGTCGGCGGCTTATGTCATCATCAGCGCGGAGCTGATCGGCACGCCGCGCTGA
- the recO gene encoding DNA repair protein RecO — MEWTDAGIVLGVRRHGETSAIVDLMTRERGRHAGLVRGGGSRRLAALLQPGNTLHATWRARLEGQLGLMTVEPLTLRSDAIMRSAHGSFGVTHLVGLMRLLPERDPHPGLFASLDAILDAFDEPAHAGELLARFEMALLVELGFGLDLTTCAATGGNNDLAYVSPRSGRAVSRSAGEPYADKLFGLPTFLIGGIVPPSLPDMEEALRMTGFFLSTRVLEPRGLALGEARASFLAALRRALHQPRP; from the coding sequence GTGGAATGGACCGACGCGGGCATCGTTCTTGGCGTGCGTCGCCACGGGGAAACGAGTGCCATCGTCGATCTGATGACGCGGGAGCGGGGCCGTCACGCCGGCCTCGTGCGCGGCGGGGGCTCCCGCCGCCTTGCCGCCTTGCTCCAGCCGGGCAATACGCTGCACGCCACATGGCGGGCCCGCCTCGAAGGCCAGCTCGGCCTCATGACCGTGGAGCCGCTGACGCTGCGCTCCGATGCGATCATGCGCAGCGCGCACGGCAGCTTTGGCGTGACCCATCTCGTGGGCCTGATGCGCCTGTTGCCCGAGCGCGATCCGCATCCCGGCCTTTTCGCCAGCCTCGACGCCATTCTGGACGCCTTCGACGAGCCCGCCCACGCGGGTGAGCTTCTGGCGCGCTTCGAGATGGCATTGCTCGTGGAACTGGGGTTCGGTCTCGACCTCACCACCTGCGCGGCCACCGGCGGCAACAATGATCTCGCCTATGTTTCGCCGCGCAGCGGCCGGGCTGTTTCCCGCAGCGCAGGCGAGCCCTATGCGGACAAGCTGTTCGGCCTGCCCACCTTCCTCATCGGCGGCATCGTGCCGCCGAGCCTGCCGGACATGGAGGAAGCCCTGCGCATGACGGGCTTCTTCCTCTCGACACGTGTTCTGGAGCCGCGCGGCCTCGCGCTGGGCGAGGCGCGCGCCTCATTTCTAGCGGCACTGCGCCGCGCGCTTCACCAGCCCCGGCCGTAG
- a CDS encoding ornithine cyclodeaminase family protein, protein MFRVFDAAQIHAALEYRALIEALRAAFAEAATETPVRQSYEVGLPGAPAHLLTMPAWRRGNVLGVKLVNVFPGNSALGLGAVNGLYVLFDGATGVPKAIMDSDALTNRRTAAASALASGFLSRPDSRTLLVVGTGHLSAHLAAAHCAVRPISRVLVWGRSPDKAEKAAAKLTAQGQPAEPVTDLAAATAEADIITSATTSTVPLIAGRNVRPGTHVDLVGAFTPAMRESDDDLIAGASVYVDTRAGALAEAGDLLQPIAAGVFAKDRVKGDLYELCGGRAAGRSSDSEITVFKSVGAAIEDLVAAQMVSGQG, encoded by the coding sequence ATGTTTCGCGTATTTGATGCCGCGCAGATCCATGCGGCGCTGGAGTATCGGGCGCTGATCGAGGCCCTGCGCGCGGCCTTTGCCGAGGCGGCGACAGAGACGCCGGTGCGCCAGAGCTATGAGGTCGGCCTGCCGGGCGCCCCCGCCCACCTCCTGACCATGCCCGCATGGAGGCGCGGCAATGTGCTGGGCGTGAAGCTGGTGAACGTGTTTCCCGGCAACTCGGCCCTCGGCCTCGGGGCGGTGAATGGCCTCTATGTGCTGTTCGACGGCGCGACGGGCGTGCCGAAGGCCATCATGGACAGTGACGCATTGACCAACCGGCGCACCGCCGCAGCCTCTGCGCTCGCCTCCGGCTTCCTCTCGCGGCCGGACAGCCGCACGCTGCTGGTGGTAGGCACAGGGCACCTTTCCGCACATCTGGCCGCCGCCCACTGTGCCGTGCGGCCCATCTCGCGCGTGCTGGTCTGGGGCCGGTCGCCGGACAAGGCGGAGAAGGCGGCCGCCAAGCTCACGGCACAGGGCCAGCCGGCCGAGCCCGTCACCGATCTTGCGGCAGCGACCGCCGAGGCGGACATCATCACCAGCGCCACCACCTCAACCGTGCCGCTGATCGCCGGCCGGAACGTGCGGCCGGGTACCCATGTGGACCTTGTGGGCGCCTTCACCCCCGCCATGCGCGAGAGCGATGATGACCTGATCGCCGGCGCCAGCGTCTATGTGGACACGCGCGCGGGTGCGCTCGCCGAGGCGGGTGACCTGTTGCAGCCCATCGCCGCCGGCGTGTTTGCGAAGGATCGGGTGAAGGGGGATCTCTACGAATTGTGCGGCGGTCGGGCCGCCGGGCGCAGCTCGGACAGCGAGATCACCGTGTTCAAGTCCGTGGGCGCAGCCATCGAGGATCTGGTGGCGGCGCAGATGGTGTCTGGCCAAGGCTGA